AATCTTTCTCCCCGAATGCTTCGCCCAGCCGAGGTTTATATACACATACACATCTTATTTCTTTTGACTTTTGCTATATCCTTGCTAATCGAAAAACTTGCTCAGCCGTAATTTCTAAACCATCAAACAGCGAATCAATTAACAGTGTATCTCCCATATAAGTCTGGGGTGGCGCATCAGGATAAAAAACTGTAATGCTTCTCGCTTGACTATCTACCACCCAAACTCGCAGCACCCCTGCATCCAAATAATCTCTTGCTTTGCTAGCCAATTGCCCAAAACTTTGTCCCGGCGAAATAATTTCAATAACTAATTCTGGAGGAACGGGACAAGCTTCATTTTCCATCCAATCTGGTGCTAACTTCTGATGAGAAATAAATAAAATTTCTGGTGTAGGCA
This window of the Aerosakkonema funiforme FACHB-1375 genome carries:
- a CDS encoding Uma2 family endonuclease yields the protein MLQAKNKLTLDEFLALPEGDVTYELIDGEAIAKMSPKFFHSRLTKALLRLLENWGQDKGEVAVEWAVVLTRQGKSWVPTPEILFISHQKLAPDWMENEACPVPPELVIEIISPGQSFGQLASKARDYLDAGVLRVWVVDSQARSITVFYPDAPPQTYMGDTLLIDSLFDGLEITAEQVFRLARI